A genomic region of Raphanus sativus cultivar WK10039 chromosome 6, ASM80110v3, whole genome shotgun sequence contains the following coding sequences:
- the LOC108823533 gene encoding cold shock domain-containing protein 4-like yields the protein MKMGIIKSRRGSDTEAHICCYKQLLPHAKGKREKRERDLNCGFVFLKEKGERDLNRMSGGDGNSGGERRKGTVKWFDTQKGFGFITPEEGGEDLFVHQSSIRSEGYRSLAPDESVEFEVEVDNSGRTKAVEVSGPDGAPVQGNSGGSSGGRGGFGGGGRGGGRGGGYGGGGGGYGGGGYGGGRGGGGGDGACYKCGEPGHMARDCSQGGGGGGYGGGGGGRFSGGGGGGGGSCYSCGESGHFARDCTSGGR from the coding sequence atgaaaatgggAATAATAAAAAGCAGACGTGGCAGTGATACCGAAGCACACATCTGCTGTTATAAACAGCTTCTTCCTCACGCCAAggggaagagagagaagagagagagagatctgaacTGTGGGTTTGTGTTtctgaaagagaaaggagagagagatttgAACAGAATGTCCGGAGGCGACGGAAACAGCGGTGGAGAGAGACGCAAAGGGACGGTGAAGTGGTTCGACACCCAGAAGGGCTTTGGCTTCATCACACCCGAAGAAGGTGGTGAGGATCTCTTCGTTCACCAGTCCTCCATCAGATCTGAAGGTTACCGTAGCCTTGCCCCCGACGAGTCTGTTGAGTTCGAGGTCGAGGTCGACAACAGCGGACGTACCAAGGCTGTCGAAGTCTCAGGACCAGACGGCGCTCCGGTTCAGGGTAACAGCGGCGGTTCGTCTGGAGGACGAGGTGGTTTTGGCGGCGGTGGAAGAGGTGGAGGACGAGGAGGAGGTTATGGTGGCGGTGGAGGTGGTTACGGTGGAGGAGGTTACGGTGGTGGACGTGGAGGCGGTGGTGGTGATGGGGCTTGTTACAAGTGCGGAGAACCTGGTCACATGGCGAGAGACTGTTCCCAaggtggcggtggtggtggctACGGAGGAGGTGGCGGCGGTAGGTTCAGCGGTGGAGGCGGAGGTGGCGGAGGGAGCTGCTACAGCTGTGGAGAGTCGGGTCATTTTGCTAGGGATTGCACAAGCGGCGGTCgttga
- the LOC108806416 gene encoding auxin transporter-like protein 2: MENGEKAVETIVVGNYVEMESEGKASDMKSKLSNMFWHGGSVYDAWFSCASNQVAQVLLTLPYSFSQLGMLSGILFQLFYGLLGSWTAYLISILYVEYRTRKEREKVNFRNHVIQWFEVLDGLLGKHWRNVGLAFNCTFLLFGSVIQLIACASNIYYINDNLDKRTWTYIFGACCATTVFIPSFHNYRIWSFLGLVMTTYTAWYLTIASILHGQVQGVKHSGPSKLVLYFTGATNILYTFGGHAVTVEIMHAMWKPQKFKSIYLFATLYVLTLTLPSASAVYWAFGDLLLNHSNAFALLPKNLFRDFAVVLMLIHQFITFGFACTPLYFVWEKLIGMHECRSMCKRAAVRLPVVIPIWFLAIIFPFFGPINSTVGSLLVSFTVYIIPALAHVFTFRSSAARENAVEQPPRFLGRWTGAFTINAFIVVWVFVVGFGFGGWASMINFVHQIDTFGLFTKCYQCPPPVMASPPPISHPHVNHTRGL, from the exons ATGGAGAATGGTGAGAAAGCAGTGGAGACGATTGTTGTTGGGAACTATGTGGAGATGGAGAGTGAAGGGAAAGCTTCCGACATGAAATCTAAGCTTTCCAACATGTTTTGGCATGGCGGCTCTGTCTATGATGCTTGGTTCAGCTGCGCTTCCAACCAG GTGGCGCAAGTGCTGTTGACGCTTCCATACTCATTTTCGCAGCTGGGGATGCTCTCAGGGATTCTGTTTCAGCTCTTCTATGGCCTACTTGGTAGCTGGACTGCTTACCTCATCAGCATTCTCTATGTTGAATACAGAAccagaaaagagagagagaaagttaacTTCAGAAACCATGTCATTCAG TGGTTTGAGGTTCTTGATGGATTGCTTGGGAAGCACTGGAGGAATGTTGGGTTAGCATTCAACTGCACCTTCCTTCTCTTTGGATCTGTCATTCAACTCATAGCATGTGCCAG CAACATATATTACATAAACGATAACCTGGACAAGAGGACATGGACGTACATCTTTGGAGCATGTTGTGCAACCACAGTATTCATCCCTTCCTTCCACAACTACAGGATCTGGTCTTTTCTTGGACTGGTAATGACCACTTACACTGCTTGGTACCTCACCATTGCATCCATCCTCCATGGTCAG GTACAAGGAGTAAAGCATTCGGGACCAAGCAAGCTGGTGTTATACTTCACAGGGGCCACAAACATTCTTTACACATTCGGTGGACATGCTGTTACTGT AGAAATAATGCATGCCATGTGGAAGCCGCAGAAGTTCAAGTCGATATACCTGTTTGCGACTCTGTACGTTCTGACGCTAACGCTGCCATCTGCGTCTGCGGTTTATTGGGCGTTTGGCGATTTGCTTCTAAACCACTCAAACGCATTCGCTCTCCTCCCAAAGAACCTTTTCCGCGACTTTGCAGTGGTGCTCATGCTCATCCACCAGTTCATCACCTTCGGGTTTGCATGCACGCCTCTCTACTTCGTGTGGGAGAAGCTGATAGGGATGCATGAGTGCCGGAGCATGTGCAAGAGAGCCGCCGTGAGGCTTCCCGTGGTAATACCCATCTGGTTTCTCGCGATCATATTCCCTTTCTTCGGTCCAATCAACTCGACCGTTGGATCTCTCCTCGTTAGCTTCACCGTCTACATCATCCCTGCGCTGGCTCACGTCTTCACGTTCCGGTCATCAGCTGCTCGGGAGAACGCCGTGGAGCAGCCGCCGAGGTTTCTTGGGAGGTGGACAGGGGCGTTCACCATCAACGCATTCATTGTGGTGTGGGTGTTCGTTGTTGGATTTGGGTTCGGTGGTTGGGCCAGTATGATCAATTTTGTTCACCAGATAGACACGTTTGGTCTCTTCACCAAATGTTACCAGTGCCCACCGCCGGTTATGGCATCTCCTCCTCCGATCAGCCATCCTCACGTTAACCACACACGTGGCCTTTGA
- the LOC108812663 gene encoding synaptotagmin-1 yields the protein MGFFSTVLGFCGFGIGISMGLVIGYFLFIYLQPNDVKDPKIEPIAEQDPKSMLRMFPEIPLWVKNPDFDRVDWINKFLEYMWPYLDKAICKTARNIAKPIIEEQIPKYKIDSVDFETLTLGSLPPTLQGMKVYLTDEKELIMEPCLKWAANPNVLVAIKAFGLKVTVQVVDLQVFAQPRITLKPLVPSFPCFASIYVSLMDKPHVDFGLKLGGADLMSIPGLYRFVQEQIKDQVANMYLWPKTLVVPILDPAKAFRRPVGIVHVKVVRAVGLRKKDMLGGADPYVKIKLSEDKIPSKKTTVKHKNLNPEWNEEHKFSVRDLQTQVLEFSVYDWEQVGKHDKMGMNVLPLKEMVPNEHKSFTLELRKTLEGAEDGVQPDKDRGRLEVELLYKPFTEEEMPKGFEESQSVQKAPEGTPAGGGVLAVIVHSAEDVEGKHHTNPYVRIYFKGEERKTKHVKKNRDPRWEEEFTFVLEEPPVREKLHVEVLSTSSRIGLLHPKETLGYVDIPVVDVVNNKRMNQKFHLIDSKNGKIQIELEWRTTS from the exons ATGGGGTTCTTCAGCACAGTACTAGGGTTTTGCGGATTTGGGATAGGGATATCCATGGGGCTCGTCATCGGATACTTCCTTTTCATCTACCTCCAGCCCAACGACGTCAAG GATCCAAAAATTGAACCGATAGCAGAGCAAGATCCCAAATCCATGCTCCGTATGTTCCCTGAGATCCCTCTCTGGGTCAAGAACCCCGACTTCGACCGT GTTGACTGGATCAACAAATTCCTCGAGTACATGTGGCCTTACCTCGACAAGGCGATCTGCAAAACCGCGCGCAACATAGCCAAGCCCATCATCGAGGAGCAGATCCCCAAGTACAAGATCGACTCCGTCGATTTCGAAACCCTCACTCTCGGCTCTCTCCCTCCCACTCTCCAGGGCATGAAAGTCTACCTCACCGACGAGAAGGAGCTGATCATGGAGCCTTGCTTGAAATGGGCAGCTAACCCCAATGTCTTGGTCGCTATCAAGGCTTTCGGACTCAAGGTTACTGTTCAGGTCGTTGATCTCCAAGTCTTTGCGCAGCCTCGTATCACTCTCAAACCCTTGGTCCCGAGCTTCCCTTGTTTCGCTAGTATTTATGTCTCTCTTATGGACAAG CCACACGTTGATTTTGGGCTCAAGCTTGGTGGTGCTGATCTTATGTCTATCCCTGGCCTCTACAGATTCGTCCAG GAGCAAATCAAGGATCAAGTTGCAAACATGTATCTCTGGCCTAAGACCCTTGTGGTTCCAATCCTTGACCCTGCCAA AGCGTTTAGAAGGCCGGTTGGAATCGTCCATGTGAAGGTCGTGAGGGCTGTTGGGCTGAGGAAGAAAGATATGTTGGGTGGGGCTGACCCCTACGTCAAGATCAAGCTCTCTGAAGACAAGATTCCCTCTAAGAAGACCACTGTCAAACACAAGAATCTGAACCCTGAATGGAACGAGGAACATAAATTCTCTGTCAGAGATCTCCAGACTCAGGTCCTAGAGTTCAGTGTCTATGACTGGGAACAG GTTGGGAAGCACGACAAGATGGGTATGAATGTATTACCGCTGAAAGAAATGGTGCCTAACGAACACAAAAGCTTCACTTTGGAACTGCGTAAGACTCTGGAGGGTGCTGAAGATGGAGTGCAGCCTGACAAGGATAGAGGGAGGCTGGAGGTTGAGCTACTGTATAAGCCGTTCACAGAAGAAGAAATGCCAAAGGGCTTCGAAGAATCGCAATCAGTGCAGAAGGCTCCAGAAGGCACACCGGCTGGTGGAGGAGTGCTTGCGGTGATAGTGCATTCAGCTGAAGACGTTGAAGGGAAGCACCATACCAACCCTTACGTCCGCATCTACTTCAAaggagaggagaggaaaacCAAGCACGTGAAGAAGAACAGAGACCCGAGGTGGGAGGAGGAGTTCACCTTCGTGCTCGAGGAGCCTCCAGTGCGCGAGAAGCTGCACGTGGAAGTACTCAGCACCTCTTCAAGGATAGGTCTCTTGCATCCCAAG GAAACACTGGGGTACGTGGACATTCCGGTGGTGGACGTGGTGAACAACAAAAGGATGAACCAAAAGTTTCACCTTATCGATTCCAAGAACGGAAAGATCCAAATCGAGCTTGAGTGGCGAACCACCTCTTAG
- the LOC108809554 gene encoding uncharacterized protein LOC108809554 isoform X2, with the protein MNRVDEERWDWRRGINGLFWIERLFLCLVFVFPTYVFHLIVPIILPTTLMALPIYLFLIPNLSSVGPSGIGGFWLFLLDRSTFYLGLEYFNLLADGSKSTFLWRLNLSLSVVIHSIYVADHFLRSHQAVLPPPQSQNVVTPIFSGDVNKDVEKVKELVEDGKKMMTSMEHMIHSFLETLRKDWREFRDDEKKEMNIQQVDVVEQMVCSKMETLKDNVRLNVDEIWTGLLDDLRSIVAEDIKALRQDSGEYVKSVTDQLDKTYLAIQETAKEAMTTADKAQETYLAIKETSKEAKTTADKALETFLAVQETYKEAKTTADKALETYLVFQEGQNKRRMIRGEDVEGFVELKEQVRRMSVEAEIAAEEQARATGELVDARIQQWEEDNADYLASLPLLYCNKHN; encoded by the exons ATGAATAGGGTCGATGAAGAGCGGTGGGACTGGAGAAGAGGAATAAATGGTTTGTTTTGGATAGAGCGTTTGTTTCTCTGTCTAGTTTTCGTCTTTCCCACATACGTCTTTCACCTCATCGTCCCTATCATTCTCCCCACTACTCTTATGGCTTTACCCATCTACTTATTCTTGATCCCTAATCTCTCTTCCGTTGGACCCTCT GGTATTGGAGGATTCTGGTTGTTTTTATTGGATCGTTCCACTTTTTACTTAGGCCTTGAGTATTTTAACCTGTTGGCTGACGGCTCTAAGTCCACCTTCCTTTGGCGTCTCAACCTTTCCCTCTCCGTCGTGATCCACTCCATCTACGTCGCCGACCACTTCCTTAGATCTCATCAAGCAGTACTACCTCCTCCTCAATCTCAGAATGTTGTGACTCCGATTTTCTCCG GTGATGTGAACAAGGACGTGGAGAAGGTGAAGGAGTTAGTGGAAgatgggaagaagatgatgacatCTATGGAGCACATGATCCACTCTTTTCTCGAAACTCTTAGAAAAGATTGGAGAGAGTTTCGTGATGAtgagaagaaggagatgaacATACAACAAGTGGATGTTGTGGAGCAAATGGTCTGCTCAAAGATGGAAACTCTGAAAGACAACGTTCGCCTCAACGTTGATGAGATCTGGACAGGTCTCCTAGATGACCTGAGATCTATAGTCGCCGAAGATATCAAAGCTTTGAGACAAGACAGCGGCGAGTATGTGAAATCTGTCACCGACCAACTCGACAAGACCTACCTTGCCATCCAAGAAACAGCCAAAGAAGCAATGACTACAGCCGACAAGGCCCAAGAGACGTACCTTGCCATCAAAGAAACCTCCAAAGAAGCGAAGACTACAGCCGATAAGGCCCTCGAGACCTTCCTTGCCGTCCAAGAAACCTACAAAGAAGCGAAGACTACAGCCGACAAGGCCCTCGAGACCTACCTTGTCTTCCAAGAAGGCCAAAACAAGAGACGGATGATAAGAGGGGAGGATGTAGAGGGGTTTGTCGAGCTGAAGGAGCAAGTGCGACGAATGTCGGTGGAAGCGGAGATTGCAGCGGAGGAGCAGGCTCGTGCTACGGGAGAGTTGGTGGATGCACGGATTCAGCAATGGGAGGAGGACAATGCCGATTATCTTGCCTCCCTCCCGCTCTTGTATTGCAATAAGCATaactaa
- the LOC108809554 gene encoding uncharacterized protein LOC108809554 isoform X1, whose translation MNRVDEERWDWRRGINGLFWIERLFLCLVFVFPTYVFHLIVPIILPTTLMALPIYLFLIPNLSSVGPSGIGGFWLFLLDRSTFYLGLEYFNLLADGSKSTFLWRLNLSLSVVIHSIYVADHFLRSHQAVLPPPQSQNVVTPIFSDEGDVNKDVEKVKELVEDGKKMMTSMEHMIHSFLETLRKDWREFRDDEKKEMNIQQVDVVEQMVCSKMETLKDNVRLNVDEIWTGLLDDLRSIVAEDIKALRQDSGEYVKSVTDQLDKTYLAIQETAKEAMTTADKAQETYLAIKETSKEAKTTADKALETFLAVQETYKEAKTTADKALETYLVFQEGQNKRRMIRGEDVEGFVELKEQVRRMSVEAEIAAEEQARATGELVDARIQQWEEDNADYLASLPLLYCNKHN comes from the exons ATGAATAGGGTCGATGAAGAGCGGTGGGACTGGAGAAGAGGAATAAATGGTTTGTTTTGGATAGAGCGTTTGTTTCTCTGTCTAGTTTTCGTCTTTCCCACATACGTCTTTCACCTCATCGTCCCTATCATTCTCCCCACTACTCTTATGGCTTTACCCATCTACTTATTCTTGATCCCTAATCTCTCTTCCGTTGGACCCTCT GGTATTGGAGGATTCTGGTTGTTTTTATTGGATCGTTCCACTTTTTACTTAGGCCTTGAGTATTTTAACCTGTTGGCTGACGGCTCTAAGTCCACCTTCCTTTGGCGTCTCAACCTTTCCCTCTCCGTCGTGATCCACTCCATCTACGTCGCCGACCACTTCCTTAGATCTCATCAAGCAGTACTACCTCCTCCTCAATCTCAGAATGTTGTGACTCCGATTTTCTCCG ATGAAGGTGATGTGAACAAGGACGTGGAGAAGGTGAAGGAGTTAGTGGAAgatgggaagaagatgatgacatCTATGGAGCACATGATCCACTCTTTTCTCGAAACTCTTAGAAAAGATTGGAGAGAGTTTCGTGATGAtgagaagaaggagatgaacATACAACAAGTGGATGTTGTGGAGCAAATGGTCTGCTCAAAGATGGAAACTCTGAAAGACAACGTTCGCCTCAACGTTGATGAGATCTGGACAGGTCTCCTAGATGACCTGAGATCTATAGTCGCCGAAGATATCAAAGCTTTGAGACAAGACAGCGGCGAGTATGTGAAATCTGTCACCGACCAACTCGACAAGACCTACCTTGCCATCCAAGAAACAGCCAAAGAAGCAATGACTACAGCCGACAAGGCCCAAGAGACGTACCTTGCCATCAAAGAAACCTCCAAAGAAGCGAAGACTACAGCCGATAAGGCCCTCGAGACCTTCCTTGCCGTCCAAGAAACCTACAAAGAAGCGAAGACTACAGCCGACAAGGCCCTCGAGACCTACCTTGTCTTCCAAGAAGGCCAAAACAAGAGACGGATGATAAGAGGGGAGGATGTAGAGGGGTTTGTCGAGCTGAAGGAGCAAGTGCGACGAATGTCGGTGGAAGCGGAGATTGCAGCGGAGGAGCAGGCTCGTGCTACGGGAGAGTTGGTGGATGCACGGATTCAGCAATGGGAGGAGGACAATGCCGATTATCTTGCCTCCCTCCCGCTCTTGTATTGCAATAAGCATaactaa